A single genomic interval of Pochonia chlamydosporia 170 chromosome 7, whole genome shotgun sequence harbors:
- a CDS encoding dimethyladenosine transferase (similar to Magnaporthe oryzae 70-15 XP_003718855.1), whose translation MGKVKQSKRNGAPSSPYERPSGGSGNSNKNNVFKFNTNFGQHILKNPGVSDAIVEKAYLKPTDTVLEIGPGTGNLTVRILERAKKCICVELDPRMAAEVTKRVQGTPEQRKLEVILGDVIKTELPQFDVCISNTPYQISSPLVFKLLAMPNPPRTSVLMFQREFALRLTARPGDPLYSRISVNAQFWAKITHIMKVGKNNFRPPPQVESSVVRIEPKVGKDRPNVSWDEWDGLLRVCFVRKNKTLRASWLGTREVLTMVEKNYRTWCAMNGVAVDESLVEGGDAEEDLDMEGGDAGAGEEDGMDVDDDDAPDFFNEANSLATNVPKTKSKRKKTKVAELVREKIRKVLEDVTELADKRAGKCDETDFLRLLFAFNEEGIHFS comes from the exons ATGGGCAAAGTCAAGCAATCCAAGCGCAATGGCGCTCCCTCCAGTCCTTACGAACGACCATCGGGCGGCTCAGGCAATtccaacaagaacaatgtCTTCAAATTCAATACCAACTTCGGCCAGCACATTCTCAAAAACCCCGGCGTGTCCGACGCAATTGTCGAAAAGGCCTACCTGAAGCCCACAGATACCGTACTAGAAATCGGTCCCGGAACGGGTAATCTGACAGTACGCATCTTGGAGCGCGCCAAGAAATGCATCTGCGTAGAGTTGGATCCTCGCATGGCGGCAGAAGTGACGAAGCGTGTGCAGGGAACACCCGAGCAGAGGAAGCTGGAGGTTATTCTAGGCGATGTAATCAAGACCGAACTACCCCAGTTTGATGTCTGCATTTCAAATACGCCGTACCAA ATTTCAAGTCCCCTCGTCTTCAAACTCCTCGCCATGCCCAACCCTCCCCGCACATCCGTACTCATGTTCCAGCGCGAATTCGCCCTCCGCCTAACCGCCCGCCCCGGCGACCCCCTCTACTCCCGCATATCCGTCAACGCCCAATTCTGGGCCAAGATCACACACATCATGAAGGTCGGCAAGAACAACTTCCGGCCCCCACCACAGGTCGAATCCTCAGTAGTACGAATCGAGCCCAAAGTAGGCAAGGACAGACCAAACGTAAGCTGGGATGAATGGGACGGCCTACTCCGCGTGTGCTTTGTGAGGAAAAACAAGACCCTAAGGGCAAGTTGGCTAGGCACAAGGGAGGTATTGACAATGGTTGAAAAGAATTACCGCACGTGGTGTGCCATGAATGGCGTGGCAGTGGATGAGTCGCTCGTGGAGGGCGGTGATGCAGAGGAGGACCTGGATatggagggtggtgatgctggtgccgGTGAAGAGGACGGCATGGACgtggacgatgacgacgccCCGGATTTCTTCAATGAGGCGAACAGCTTGGCTACCAATGTGCCCAAGACGAAGAGTAAGCGCAAGAAGACAAAGGTTGCGGAGCTGGTGCGGGAGAAGATTCGCaaggtgttggaggatgTGACCGAGTTAGCGGATAAGCGTGCTGGCAAGTGTGATGAGACTGACTTTCTGCGCCTGCTCTTTGCATTCAACGAGGAGGGAATTCATTTTTCATGA
- a CDS encoding pre-mRNA splicing factor (similar to Coccidioides immitis RS XP_001247216.1), with amino-acid sequence MASKLDFLNQKAPENYVAGLGRGATGFTTRSDLGPARDGPSEDQIKEALAKRAAQLGLAPDGKKKEDDDDDDERFQDPDNEVGLFSGGIYDKDDEEADRIWEWVDERMDRRKKQREAREQADQEEYERKNPKIQQQFSDLKRALETVTDDEWANLPEVGDLTGKNRRSKQALRQRFYAVPDSVLAAARDSTEMSTTVTDDGVASSAPDKADGTMTNFAQIGAARDRVLKSRLEQASKSADASNGSSTSIDPQGYITSLNKMQMNEAQAQVGDINRVRELLQSVVKTNPNNALGWIAAARLEELAGKIVAARKTIDQGCVRCPKSEDAWLENIRLNHDSQNAKIIARRAIEANNRSVRLWVEAMRLENIPSNKKRVIRQALDHIPESEALWKEAVNLEENQDDAKLMLAKATELIPLSVDLWLALARLETPENAQKVLNRARKAVPTSFEIWIAAARLMEQLGQASKGNVMTTAVRVLAKESAMPKREEWIAEAEKCEEQGAILTCQNIIHATLGWGLDEDDDRKDTWMEDARSSINRGKYDTARAIYAYAIRVFYNSRTLRMAAADLERNHGTKESLWEVLEQAVDACPTSEDLWMMLAKEKWQAGEVDNARLVLKRAFNKNPNNEDIWLAAVKLESENDNAEQARKLLEIAREQAPTDRVWMKSVVFERVHGQVESALDLVLQALQLFPAAPKLWMLKGQIYQDLGKTSQAREAYAAGVKAVPKSVPLWLLYARLEENSGMTIKARSVLDRARLAVPKSAQLWCESVRLERRAGNVTQAKSIMAKAQQEIPKSGLLWVEQIWHLEPRTQRKPRSLEAIKKVDNDPLLFVGVARIFWADRKLDKAQNWFEKALVLDSDCGDSWAWYYRFLCQHGTEEKRAEVVSKCVLSEPRHGEVWERVAKEPGNARKGVDELLKLVAEELES; translated from the coding sequence ATGGCGTCGAAACTCGATTTCCTTAATCAAAAGGCGCCAGAGAACTACGTCGCTGGTCTGGGACGTGGTGCCACGGGCTTTACTACTAGATCTGATTTAGGTCCTGCCCGTGACGGTCCCAGCGAAGATCAAATAAAGGAGGCTCTGGCGAAACGTGCTGCGCAACTTGGTCTCGCGCCGGatggcaaaaagaaggaagacgatgacgacgacgatgagcGATTTCAGGATCCCGACAATGAAGTTGGTCTCTTTTCTGGCGGCATCTacgacaaggacgacgaggaagcaGATCGCATCTGGGAATGGGTAGACGAGCGCATGGACCGACGGAAAAAGCAGCGTGAGGCTCGAGAACAAGCCGACCAGGAGGAATACGAGCGCAAGAACCCCAAAATTCAACAGCAATTCTCTGATTTGAAGCGTGCATTGGAGACGGTCACGGACGATGAGTGGGCAAACTTACCCGAGGTGGGTGACTTGACGGGCAAGAACCGACGAAGCAAGCAGGCATTGCGACAGAGATTCTATGCTGTCCCGGATAGTGTGCTCGCAGCCGCACGAGACTCGACCGAGATGAGCACAACGGTCACCGATGACGGCGTCGCGTCAAGTGCTCCAGACAAGGCGGACGGGACCATGACCAACTTTGCGCAGATTGGTGCTGCCCGTGACAGAGTGCTCAAGTCGAGATTGGAACAAGCGTCCAAGAGTGCTGATGCTTCGAATGGTAGTTCGACGAGTATCGATCCGCAGGGCTACATAACgagcttgaacaagatgcaGATGAATGAGGCACAGGCCCAAGTTGGAGACATCAACCGAGTACGAGAGCTTTTGCAATCCGTGGTCAAGACAAATCCAAATAATGCGCTTGGCTGGATTGCGGCGGCTCGATTGGAAGAGTTGGCGGGCAAGATTGTAGCAGCAAGAAAGACGATTGACCAGGGTTGTGTCAGATGTCCCAAGAGCGAGGACGCCTGGTTGGAGAATATTCGTCTAAACCACGATTCACAAAATGCCAAGATTATTGCAAGGAGAGCTATTGAGGCGAATAACCGATCTGTGAGACTATGGGTGGAGGCGATGAGACTTGAAAACATacccagcaacaagaaaaggGTTATCCGTCAAGCGTTGGACCACATTCCAGAATCAGAAGCATTGTGGAAAGAAGCTGTCAACCTTGAGGAGAACCAAGACGATGCCAAGCTGatgctggccaaggcaacagaGCTGATTCCATTATCGGTCGACCTGTGGCTCGCTCTGGCTCGCCTGGAGACGCCTGAAAATGCGCAAAAGGTCCTCAACAGAGCTCGAAAGGCGGTCCCTACGTCCTTCGAAATTTGGATTGCAGCCGCCCGCTTGATGGAACAGCTTGGACAAGCCAGCAAGGGCAACGTCATGACCACTGCAGTGCgagtcttggccaaggaatCCGCCATGCCCAAGCGCGAAGAATGGATCGCCGAGGCGGAAAAATGCGAAGAACAAGGTGCCATACTTACCTGTCAGAACATTATCCACGCCACACTTGGTTGGGGTctggacgaagatgatgaccGCAAGGATACATGGATGGAGGACGCGAGGTCCAGTATCAATAGGGGCAAATACGACACCGCCAGAGCCATTTACGCATACGCCATTCGTGTCTTCTACAATAGCAGAACGTTGCGCATGGCCGCTGCCGATTTGGAACGAAATCACGGCACCAAGGAATCCCTCTGGGAAGTCCTCGAGCAAGCTGTAGACGCGTGCCCGACCAGCGAAGACCTGTGGATGATGCTCGCCAAGGAGAAGTGGCAAGCAGGTGAAGTGGACAATGCCCGTCTGGTCCTGAAGCGAGCATTCAACAAGAACCCCAACAACGAAGACATCTGGCTCGCAGCCGTGAAGCTCGAATCCGAAAACGACAATGCCGAACAGGCCCGGAAACTGCTGGAAATTGCGCGCGAGCAAGCCCCCACCGATCGCGTCTGGATGAAGAGCGTCGTCTTCGAACGTGTGCACGGCCAAGTCGAATCAGCACTTGATCTCGTCCTCCAGGCACTGCAGCTCTTCCCTGCCGCCCCTAAACTGTGGATGCTAAAGGGCCAGATCTACCAGGATCTCGGCAAGACTAGCCAGGCACGCGAAGCATACGCGGCAGGCGTGAAGGCTGTTCCTAAATCCGTACCCCTATGGCTACTGTACGCACGGCTCGAAGAAAATTCCGGCATGACCATCAAGGCCCGCTCCGTACTAGACAGGGCTCGTCTTGCGGTTCCCAAATCCGCACAGCTCTGGTGCGAATCCGTACGTCTGGAACGCCGCGCAGGAAATGTAACGCAGGCGAAATCCATTATGGCGAAAGCGCAGCAGGAAATACCCAAGAGCGGCCTCCTCTGGGTCGAGCAGATTTGGCACCTTGAGCCGCGGACGCAACGCAAGCCCCGGAGTCTggaggccatcaagaaggTGGACAATGACCCGTTGCTGTTTGTGGGGGTGGCGAGAATCTTTTGGGCGGATcgcaagctggacaaggcGCAGAATTGGTTCGAGAAGGCGCTTGTTTTGGATAGTGATTGCGGAGATAGCTGGGCGTGGTATTACCGGTTCTTGTGTCAGCATGGGacggaggagaagagggcTGAGGTGGTGAGTAAGTGTGTTTTGAGCGAGCCTAGACATGGCGAGGTTTGGGAGAGGGTTGCCAAGGAGCCGGGGAATGCGAGGAAGGGGGTGGATGAattgttgaagttggttgcTGAGGAGTTGGAGTCTTGA
- a CDS encoding calcofluor white hypersensitive protein (similar to Metarhizium robertsii ARSEF 23 XP_007819247.1), whose amino-acid sequence MSKSRMPLVLGLGAAGGIGYYLYNAGGSPKAAENKFESDVHSAAAKVKDRLPGSKPEAEKKLEGYGAEAGAKIDKAFADADRKAGNIKSQTESYVKDAKAEAIKAVDKFDKKVEDGAAKAKSGISGWFGGGSK is encoded by the exons ATGTCCAAGTCACGTATGCCTCTTGTCCTCGGCCTCGGTGCCGCAGGCGGAATCGGGTACTACCTCTACAACGCAGGTGGCTCCCCCAAAGCCGCAGAGAATAAATTCGAAA GCGATGTCCACAGCGCggccgccaaggtcaaggaccGTCTGCCTGGTAGCAAGCCCGAAgctgagaagaagctggagggCTATGGAGCCGAGGCCGGTGCCAAGATTGATAAAGCT TTTGCCGATGCCGACAGAAAGGCTGGCAACATCAAGAGCCAGACTGAATCGTACGTCAAGGACGCCAAGGCTGAGGCTATCAAGGCTGTCGACAAGTTTGACAagaaggttgaggatggtgctgccaaggccaagagtGGTATCTCGgggtggtttggtggtggtagcAAGTGA
- a CDS encoding meiotically up-regulated 65 protein (similar to Metarhizium robertsii ARSEF 23 XP_007819248.2), with product MVKVRSSRRVASLKPSDYDHEIGLVNHDEADDDSHTVLTSAVDTRRGSTTSRLVSSVGDSELEDGTQAEGSGTNQHGTQGQQNGVVPDVSQDEGSQLQPEESLPHPSMQPSIEVQAATPDVFHDPTHRIVPKRPREARETAIDIMYENERGGFMCGIALFSSNALGSLDPPAWTNAYHKPSPTNIYTAVVPDPSWEWVWSEWRINYEEGVDEGGWEYSFAFSKKFSWHEAKWWNSFVRRRVWIRKRAKRRPEDMDCSGNLLNSDYFTVRPASYRSSKRRSTGSLASSRVPSKSSMTHTSIKEVEEPLEIEDVETLLSVLRSSRIDREKREAVENYLEHAVDLSQLQDEMHEIMAIFVFQASRRQLLAYLMRKYDDTIRKLEESDHKDNKELLERKEALEAAVKHADEEVSKLAYWSDVKKMAERGELRLSLDDDQGWYEAHAGLDRSAPAAPNMGKLPGPGSK from the exons ATGGTGAAAGTTCGGAGCTCTCGCCGCGTCGCGAGCTTGAAACCGAGCGACTATGATCATGAGATTGGTCTCGTCAACCACGATGAGGCGGATGACGATTCGCATACCGTGCTGACATCGGCTGTTGATACTCGTAGGGGCTCAACAACATCACGATTGGTATCTTCGGTTGGCGACAGCGAATTGGAAGACGGAACTCAGGCTGAAGGTAGCGGGACGAACCAACATGGCACTCAGGGCCAACAAAATGGTGTAGTGCCAGACGTTTCACAAGACGAAGGGAGCCAACTCCAACCGGAAGAGTCTCTACCTCACCCGTCCATGCAACCGTCGATTGAAGTTCAAG CTGCGACGCCTGATGTATTTCACGATCCTACGCATAGAATCGTGCCCAAACGGCCACGCGAAGCTCGGGAAACTGCTATTGACATCATGTACGAGAATGAGCGAGGGGGCTTTATGTGTGGCATAGCATTGTTTTCATCTAatgcccttggcagcctggATCCACCAGCATGGA CCAACGCATATCATAAACCCTCACCCACAAACATTTATACAGCGGTAGTTCCAGATCCATCATGGGAGTGGGTTTGGTCTGAGTGGCGCATAAACTATGAAGAAGGCGTAGACGAGGGAGGTTGGGAATACTCTTTCGCATTTTCGAAAAAGTTCTCCTGGCATGAGGCCAAATGGTGGAACTCATTTGTAAGAAGGCGTGTCTGGATTCGAAAAAGGGCAAAGAGAAGACccgaggacatggactgcTCAGGCAACCTACTCAACTCCGACTACTTTACCGTTCGCCCCGCGTCTTATCGAAGCAGCAAGCGGCGGTCTACGGGAAGCTTGGCAAGCAGCCGAGTTCCCAGCAAGTCAAGCATGACACACACATCTATcaaggaggtggaagaaCCGTTGGAGATTGAGGACGTAGAAACCTTATTGTCGGTGCTACGTTCGTCGCGAATCGATCGAGAGAAGAGGGAGGCGGTCGAAAACTATCTTGAACACGCAGTGGacctcagccagcttcaagACGAGATGCATGAAATAATGGCTATTTTCGTTTTTCAAGCATCAAGGCGGCAGCTTCTGGCTTACTTAATGCGCAAATACGACGACACAATACGCAAACTGGAAGAAAGCGACCACAAGGACAATAAAGAACTCTTGGAACGGAAGGAAGCGTTGGAGGCGGCCGTCAAACATGCAGATGAGGAGGTTAGCAAGCTGGCTTACTGGAGTGATGTGAAAAAGATGGCTGAGAGAGGCGAGCTGAGGCTGTCGCTCGACGATGATCAGGGTTGGTATGAGGCACACGCTGGTCTGGACCGAAGCGCACCGGCTGCACCGAATATGGGCAAGTTGCCAGGACCAGGATCCAAATGA
- a CDS encoding pentatricopeptide repeat domain-containing protein (similar to Metarhizium robertsii ARSEF 23 XP_007819250.2) produces MSLGIKSIWRTGSQRIASPGVFPTRICELRPSRLLLASSFSTGRRLYQPEKETENNRDIPALVSKDVSSAAAVERPVQVRGEVMESNHARNAFLRGAFRDQSPVIQAAVEKKRNSPYVPTARDYPLPSAMKASKQLSQKIARVQVGFDMIWKHFGGRVPEWSETFSLLKQMTPKRSETPNMAAVRVVLPSSWDMSVGNKRIEFVDATTGLATKLRVSADHQNPSAIVLRGENAVLAKAADELIRACPDVEIFKLGDVATFDYNAKRLWPAIENAQDGGLSIPPGTKDNVWMHKEMDTFWVDRPYEQTPKPTWWTKESFEAYIMALVCGRLRPHLAMKYYKQPRENGKLIDTDGIRIKLIINAFEDPSAREYITPSVLKMAIAFMSQKGGHRASAERLFTLAEEWGLPMDTEIFNVILGGYVAKRDVAFFHKFLQKMETRYFYPNARTWLHFLTLVQRDDERRQVIAAMYEIGLFDDPATRRGIAEVMASNDSYAAFKAGKPLDVFLADQAMRYGEDWFTAGALHSILKEFFWFHEPSHPDFSSFKTLLRHQPSDGRKMGVVTTANHILECCIDRKDWPTALWALSHISNHAREPNHRTYTLLTALAIHSKAPSSLGLIFFYATLDRKLRRTPRKSMQLVMLRRLLSNFPVRIFSKVMGRRLKACKASKEHSVVAGAEWAILQACDGYKPVKSLGAALEITWRTMDQPLQRISQSPHPEESRQQLLSHDYAVKLRDPSGQRPPMTVHLDAAFDPDTMLRDWVPQIKKHTDPDTNPENTVHKDEHEESVA; encoded by the coding sequence ATGTCCCTGGGGATCAAGTCAATATGGCGGACTGGGTCCCAGCGCATCGCTTCGCCGGGAGTATTTCCAACGCGGATATGCGAACTGCGCCCCAGCCGACTTTTGCTGGCGTCCTCCTTTTCAACCGGCCGTCGACTTTACCAGCCTGAGAAAGAGACGGAGAACAACAGGGACATTCCAGCTCTTGTATCCAAGGATGTGTCTTCAGCAGCTGCAGTCGAACGACCAGTTCAGGTTCGGGGTGAGGTGATGGAGTCGAATCATGCACGAAATGCGTTCCTGAGAGGCGCCTTTCGAGACCAGTCGCCAGTTATCCAGGCCGCCGTGGAGAAGAAACGGAATTCGCCATACGTCCCGACAGCTCGCGACTATCCGCTTCCTTCAGCGATGAAAGCGAGCAAGCAACTCTCACAGAAGATCGCTCGAGTCCAGGTAGGATTCGACATGATTTGGAAACACTTTGGCGGCAGGGTACCCGAATGGAGCGAAACGTTCAGTCTTCTCAAACAAATGACACCGAAGCGAAGCGAGACGCCcaacatggcggctgtgAGGGTAGTCCTGCCTTCGTCCTGGGACATGTCCGTTGGGAACAAGCGGATTGAGTTCGTGGATGCCACGACCGGTCTAGCCACCAAGCTTCGGGTATCAGCGGACCACCAGAATCCCTCGGCCATTGTGTTGAGAGGCGAAAACGCGGTGTTGGCGAAAGCAGCAGACGAGCTGATTAGGGCGTGTCCAGATGTGGAAATATTCAAGCTCGGAGACGTGGCTACGTTTGACTACAACGCCAAGCGGCTGTGGCCTGCGATTGAGAACGCCCAGGACGGAGGCTTGTCGATCCCGCCAGGAACCAAAGACAACGTTTGGATGCACAAGGAGATGGATACATTTTGGGTCGACCGTCCATACGAGCAGacgccaaagccaacatggTGGACTAAGGAGTCATTCGAGGCGTACATCATGGCGCTTGTTTGCGGTCGACTGCGGCCACACCTTGCCATGAAGTACTACAAGCAGCCTCGTGAAAACGGCAAGCTCATCGACACGGATGGTATTAGAATCAAACTCATTATCAATGCGTTTGAAGACCCCTCGGCAAGAGAATACATCACCCCGTCCGTCTTAAAAATGGCAATTGCCTTCATGTCCCAGAAAGGAGGACACCGCGCCTCCGCAGAACGACTCTTCACCCTCGCCGAGGAATGGGGCCTACCCATGGACACTGAAATATTCAACGTCATTCTAGGCGGATACGTCGCCAAGCGAGACGTAGCCTTTTTCCACAAGTTCCTCCAAAAGATGGAGACGCGATACTTCTACCCCAATGCCCGAACGTGGCTGCACTTTCTGACCCTCGTCCAACGAGACGACgagagacgacaagtcaTTGCCGCCATGTACGAGATTGGCCTCTTCGACGACCCAGCTACCCGAAGAGGCATCGCCGAAGTCATGGCCAGCAACGACTCATACGCCGCCTTCAAGGCCGGCAAGCCTCTCGACGTCTTTCTCGCAGACCAGGCCATGCGCTACGGGGAAGACTGGTTCACCGCCGGCGCCCTGCACAGCATCCTCAAAGAATTCTTCTGGTTCCACGAACCCTCCCACCCGGACTTCTCATCCTTCAAGACCCTCCTGCGGCACCAACCCTCCGACGGCCGCAAGATGGGCGTcgtcaccaccgccaaccacatcctCGAATGCTGCATCGACAGAAAAGACTGGCCAACCGCCCTATGGGCCCTCTCCCACATCTCCAACCACGCACGGGAACCCAACCACCGCACATACACCCTCCTCACTGCCCTCGCCATACACTCAAAGGCCCCCTCCTCCCtcggcctcatcttcttctacGCCACTCTCGACCGCAAACTACGCAGAACGCCCCGAAAGTCCATGCAGCTCGTCATGCTTCGCCGCCTGCTATCCAACTTCCCCGTCAGGATATTCTCCAAAGTAATGGGCAGGCGCCTCAAGGCCTGCAAAGCATCCAAAGAGCACAGTGTTGTCGCTGGCGCAGAATGGGCAATTCTACAAGCATGCGATGGGTATAAACCTGTCAAATCGCTTGGTGCAGCACTGGAAATCACATGGCGAACAATGGATCAGCCGTTACAGCGAATCTCTCAGTCTCCTCACCCGGAAGAAAGTCGTCAGCAACTCCTGTCGCATGATTATGCCGTGAAATTACGAGATCCATCCGGTCAACGGCCCCCCATGACGGTGCATCTAGACGCGGCATTTGATCCAGACACAATGCTTCGTGACTGGGTTCCACAGATCAAGAAACATACTGATCCGGACACAAACCCGGAAAATACGGTCCATAAAGATGAGCATGAAGAATCAGTGGCATAA
- a CDS encoding protein phosphatase 2C (similar to Neosartorya fischeri NRRL 181 XP_001264836.1) has translation MGQTLSEPVVEKTSDKGEDDRLVYGVSAMQGWRISMEDSHTTVLDLAAGANLDPKIHSSKLSFFGVFDGHGGSTVALFAGENIHNIILKQDTFKAGDYAQGLKDGFLATDRAILNDPKYEDEVSGCTACVSLIAGNKLYVANAGDSRGVLGIKGRAKPMSQDHKPQLENEKNRITAAGGFVDFGRVNGNLALSRAIGDFEFKKSAELPPEQQIVTAFPDVEEHELTDEDEFLVLACDGIWDCQSSQAVVEFVRRGIAAKQDLEKICENMMDNCLASNSETGGVGCDNMTMSIIGFLNGKTKEQWYEEIAKRVANGDGPCAPPEYAEFRGPGVHHNYEDSDSGYEMDAENKGKSLGVGGLRGRIIFLGDGTEVLTDSDDTEMFDNADEDKDLESQVSKNSNPTSSEKQDTTSSSADSAATESKQETESQSKSNESTSAAAPEQSKEQKETKTESTSDDSKKE, from the exons ATGGGTCAAACCCTCTCGGAGCCTGTTGTCGAAAAG ACTTCCGACAAGGGCGAGGATGACAGACTCGTCTACGGCGTCTCCGCCATGCAGGGCTGGCGTATCAGCATGGAAGATTCTCACACCACCGTGCTTGACCTCGCCGCCGGCGCCAACCTCGATCCCAAGATTCACTCCTCCAAGCTATCCTTTTTCGGCGTTTTCGACGGTCACGGCGGGAGTACGGTAGCGTTATTTGCGGGCGAGAACATTCATAATATTATTCTTAAGCAGGATACCTTCAAAGCCGGTGATTATGCGCAGGGACTGAAGGATGGTTTCCTCGCCACTGACAGAGCCATCCTCAACG ACCCCAAATACGAGGACGAAGTTTCCGGCTGTACAGCATGTGTCAGTTTGATTGCTGGAAACAAGCTATACGTC GCCAACGCCGGTGACTCACGGGGTGTACTGGGCATCAAAGGCCGGGCAAAGCCCATGTCACAGGATCATAAGCCTCAGCTTGAAA ACGAGAAGAATCGAATTACCGCCGCTGGTGGTTTCGTTGATTTTGGACGTGTCAACGGCAACTTGGCCCTGTCACGCGCCATTGGTGACTTTGAATTCAAGAAGAGTGCTGAGCTCCCCCCGGAGCAGCAAATTGTCACCGCCTTCCCCGATGTTGAAGAACACGAACTTACCGACGAGGACGAATTTTTGGTCCTTGCTTGTGATG GTATCTGGGATTGTCAGTCTTCACAGGCCGTTGTCGAGTTCGTCAGACGTGGCATTGCCGCAAAGCAGGATCTGGAAAAGATCTGTGAGAACATGATGGACAACTGCCTGGCATCCAACTCGGAAACGGGCGGTGTCGGCTGCGACAAcatgaccatgtccatcattgGTTTCCTCAACGGCAAAACCAAGGAGCAATGGTACGAGGAGATCGCCAAGCGAGTCGCAAACGGAGACGGCCCTTGCGCTCCCCCCGAATATG CTGAGTTCCGTGGTCCTGGAGTCCACCACAACTACGAGGATAGTGACAGTGGTTATGAGATGGATGCAGagaacaagggcaaaagCCTCGGAGTTGGTGGGTTACGAGGCCGAATTATTTTTCTCGGCGATGGCACAGAGGTTCTCACCGATTCAGATGATACCGAAATGTTCGATAACGCCGACGAAGATAAAGACCTCGAGAGTCAAGTGTCCAAGAATAGCAATCCGACGTCAAGCGAGAAGCAAGATACGACGTCGTCCTCCGCTGACTCCGCAGCCACCGAATCGAAACAAGAAACAGAATCGCAGTCAAAGAGCAACGAGTCCACTTCAGCCGCTGCACCGGAGCAGTCGAAAGAGCAGAAAGAAACGAAAACCGAATCGACCTCCGACGATAGTAAGAAGGAATAG